One window of Panthera tigris isolate Pti1 chromosome C2, P.tigris_Pti1_mat1.1, whole genome shotgun sequence genomic DNA carries:
- the LOC122241916 gene encoding LOW QUALITY PROTEIN: ATP synthase membrane subunit K, mitochondrial-like (The sequence of the model RefSeq protein was modified relative to this genomic sequence to represent the inferred CDS: inserted 1 base in 1 codon; substituted 1 base at 1 genomic stop codon), producing the protein MAVPETDAKFHFTGIKKXSNTPTXEMNCVLATCSGIALVVLYLKLRSKKPPAMKATYEL; encoded by the exons ATGGCAGTACCAGAAACTGATGCCAAATTCCATTTCACTGGTATTAAAAAATAGTCCAATACTCCCA GGGAGATGAATTGTGTACTGGCCACATGCAGCGGCATTGCTTTGGTAGTTTTATACTTGAAGTTAAGGTCTAAAAAACCTCCAGCTATGAAAGCCACATATGAACTCTAA